A single genomic interval of Dyella sp. GSA-30 harbors:
- a CDS encoding protease pro-enzyme activation domain-containing protein has protein sequence MSACATDGWVETQTKAVLVPQSNVSAGKIATASQAWTINIADAPPVNALVTPLESTKQLHIVISLKLRNEAQLDTFLHDLNQSGSPVYGKFLTPQQFKEAYAPTDSQLQAVVAHLQQAGFAHIQPAPNNLLISADGNATNIAAAFRTQIRQFTTPEGRQQFANDAPVQVPQTLGDTVGAVLGLQNVHGPQASIESTSPITKSNALSVSVTDPAQYTKVYDAGSTPSGVNTSVAVICQGNGDMSGLVDALNAYTDQEHLPRVLTTLVAITDGVGQGTVYPFSPPGCWPETIVGVSGGLAKLTAYVGAVQVGSYLTEATLTAMYNRAVTDNRAKIIHSAYNQDETWAHNSGAQTADDTIFKQAVAQGQTFVVPSGDFGVYESYAGVIYQKDLSKYSVSEPASSPYVVAVGATNAAVNQDFSWAGESVFSATFDYWQGDMYGSGGGASLFERAPIWQSDALGRAVTMRVVPDLAFDRGGYYGGATGNASAIFAGIWARIQSANNNSLGLPTERMYQHFSKDPAPTHDIVGGYNGIYTGGTPSFTGYRCTLTWDYCTGWGSLDIAKFSDYVTQYWGTPRGNVYASYFVWPIPDLGSVAGPIIIRDRSGHCPPTLRVEAKITHPHRGDLRITLVAPNGVRMVLKQPDPNDSGANIDQIWTVDAATFPANGKWQLWVDDSFKGNTGTLDQWSLGF, from the coding sequence ATGTCCGCATGCGCTACCGATGGCTGGGTGGAAACTCAGACGAAGGCCGTCCTGGTTCCGCAGAGCAATGTATCGGCAGGCAAGATTGCCACCGCATCGCAGGCGTGGACGATCAATATCGCCGATGCGCCTCCGGTGAACGCTTTGGTGACCCCGTTGGAGTCGACTAAGCAGTTGCATATCGTGATCAGCCTGAAGCTGCGCAACGAGGCGCAGCTCGATACGTTCTTACATGATCTCAATCAGTCGGGTAGCCCTGTTTACGGCAAATTCCTTACGCCGCAGCAGTTCAAGGAAGCCTATGCACCCACCGATAGCCAACTGCAGGCGGTTGTAGCGCATTTGCAGCAAGCTGGATTTGCCCATATCCAGCCAGCTCCGAATAATTTGTTGATTTCAGCCGATGGCAATGCGACGAATATAGCTGCGGCGTTTCGTACGCAGATCAGGCAATTCACGACGCCCGAAGGGAGGCAGCAATTTGCCAACGACGCGCCTGTTCAGGTGCCACAGACATTGGGCGATACAGTCGGAGCTGTGCTTGGCCTGCAAAATGTACACGGGCCACAGGCCTCCATCGAGAGTACTTCGCCGATAACCAAGAGCAACGCACTGTCTGTTTCCGTTACCGACCCTGCTCAATACACGAAAGTCTATGACGCCGGTAGCACGCCAAGCGGCGTGAACACGAGCGTGGCCGTTATCTGCCAGGGAAACGGGGATATGTCCGGGCTGGTCGATGCCCTCAATGCCTATACCGATCAGGAGCATCTCCCGAGAGTGCTCACCACCCTGGTCGCCATCACTGATGGTGTGGGGCAGGGCACGGTTTACCCCTTCTCGCCTCCGGGTTGCTGGCCCGAGACCATCGTCGGCGTGTCCGGCGGATTGGCGAAGTTGACTGCCTATGTCGGAGCGGTCCAGGTGGGCAGTTATTTGACGGAGGCGACGCTTACGGCGATGTATAACCGGGCCGTGACCGATAACCGCGCCAAGATCATTCATTCGGCTTACAACCAGGACGAAACATGGGCGCATAACTCCGGCGCCCAGACGGCGGACGATACGATTTTCAAGCAAGCGGTGGCTCAGGGGCAGACCTTTGTGGTGCCCTCCGGGGATTTCGGTGTCTATGAATCTTACGCTGGCGTGATCTATCAAAAGGATCTGAGCAAGTACTCGGTCAGCGAACCGGCCAGCTCCCCCTATGTGGTTGCCGTGGGAGCCACGAACGCGGCCGTAAATCAGGATTTCAGCTGGGCGGGCGAGAGTGTTTTCTCAGCCACGTTTGATTACTGGCAGGGCGACATGTACGGCAGCGGAGGCGGTGCCAGCTTGTTCGAGCGCGCGCCGATCTGGCAGAGCGACGCCTTGGGTCGTGCAGTGACCATGCGAGTCGTACCAGACCTGGCCTTCGATCGAGGCGGGTATTACGGTGGCGCAACCGGCAATGCCTCGGCCATTTTCGCCGGCATATGGGCGCGCATCCAATCGGCAAATAACAACAGCCTGGGCTTGCCGACAGAACGCATGTACCAGCATTTCTCCAAAGATCCCGCGCCAACACATGACATCGTCGGCGGCTATAACGGCATTTACACCGGTGGGACGCCGAGCTTTACAGGCTATCGCTGCACTCTCACATGGGACTACTGCACCGGCTGGGGCAGCCTCGATATCGCGAAGTTCAGCGACTATGTCACGCAGTATTGGGGAACTCCGCGCGGCAATGTCTATGCGAGCTATTTCGTCTGGCCCATTCCCGATCTGGGCAGTGTTGCAGGGCCGATCATCATTCGCGATCGCAGCGGCCATTGCCCGCCTACGCTGAGGGTGGAAGCCAAGATCACTCACCCGCATCGTGGCGATCTACGTATCACCCTGGTCGCTCCGAACGGGGTCCGTATGGTACTGAAGCAGCCCGATCCCAACGACAGCGGCGCCAATATCGATCAGATATGGACAGTGGATGCCGCTACGTTTCCAGCCAATGGCAAATGGCAGCTATGGGTGGACGATTCGTTCAAGGGAAACACAGGGACTCTGGATCAATGGAGCCTTGGGTTCTGA
- a CDS encoding autotransporter domain-containing protein yields MRIRNRNFGTLGVAARHDQPSIHSAGRRVGYVLVIGAALAVVTPFSAAIAQSQPFVASGSPNQVAVATALQSLPARSPLRTSLQSQWPTDPASARAGYDRLSGEIHAAVGTQMIEDSHFARDMSFARLSCAAGCADGSHLWGQATGGWSQQGNNGNAGAITRDMGGVMGGVDTLIFHNSWRVGLLFGYDHSTLTADSRDSTASTHDTTYGAYAGTQWGALTLKLGAAYVRHDISTDRFVQVPGLAAAHVGTDYYGDTAQVFGELGYGVRWGGSTWQPYLQLAQVRQNFESFHESGSPAALLGRSHEADVTYSTLGVHFVADSFQLGNISVNARAGIGWRHAMGDVDVDHALAFRAGGSYYNLNGLVVSRNVGVLDAGLDFTLAPDAVVSLSYTGQAGSQRTVDQDLTLAMSVRF; encoded by the coding sequence ATGCGTATCCGCAATCGTAATTTCGGCACGCTGGGAGTTGCTGCCCGGCACGATCAGCCATCCATACATTCTGCCGGACGACGCGTCGGGTACGTGCTGGTCATTGGAGCCGCGTTGGCGGTCGTCACGCCCTTTTCGGCAGCGATCGCGCAGAGCCAGCCTTTCGTTGCTTCCGGCTCGCCCAATCAAGTGGCGGTTGCCACCGCCTTGCAGTCGCTGCCTGCGCGTAGCCCGCTGCGGACGTCCCTGCAAAGCCAATGGCCCACCGACCCGGCCAGCGCACGCGCCGGATACGACCGTCTGTCCGGCGAGATTCACGCCGCCGTCGGCACACAGATGATCGAGGACAGCCACTTCGCCCGTGACATGTCGTTTGCAAGGTTATCCTGCGCGGCCGGCTGTGCCGACGGTAGCCATCTGTGGGGGCAAGCCACCGGTGGCTGGAGTCAGCAGGGCAACAACGGTAACGCAGGCGCAATCACGCGCGACATGGGCGGCGTGATGGGCGGCGTCGATACACTGATCTTCCACAATAGCTGGCGTGTGGGCCTGTTGTTCGGTTACGACCACTCGACACTCACCGCCGACAGCCGCGATTCCACCGCGAGCACCCACGACACTACCTACGGCGCGTATGCCGGCACCCAGTGGGGAGCGCTCACCCTCAAGCTCGGCGCGGCTTATGTACGCCACGATATTTCCACCGACAGGTTCGTGCAGGTTCCAGGGCTGGCCGCAGCGCACGTTGGCACGGACTACTATGGGGACACCGCGCAGGTCTTTGGCGAGCTCGGCTATGGCGTGCGATGGGGCGGCAGTACGTGGCAGCCTTATCTGCAGCTGGCCCAGGTGCGGCAGAACTTCGAGTCGTTCCACGAATCCGGCAGCCCGGCCGCGCTCCTGGGCCGCAGCCATGAAGCCGATGTGACGTATTCCACCCTTGGCGTGCACTTCGTCGCCGACAGCTTTCAACTGGGCAATATATCGGTGAATGCGCGAGCCGGCATCGGTTGGCGCCATGCCATGGGCGACGTGGACGTCGATCACGCGCTGGCGTTCCGTGCTGGCGGCAGCTACTACAATCTGAATGGTCTGGTCGTGAGTCGCAACGTCGGTGTGCTCGACGCCGGCCTGGATTTCACGCTGGCGCCCGATGCGGTGGTTTCGCTGAGCTATACCGGTCAGGCCGGTAGCCAGCGCACCGTGGATCAGGACCTGACCCTGGCCATGTCCGTGCGTTTCTAA
- a CDS encoding DUF418 domain-containing protein, which translates to MDQRLAGTHDVLHLYESTQRCIVRPANCRIQCQGGCVNKKEEAGVIASISISKSAGPVLDDERLVLVDALRGFALFGVLAANMRAFNLPLMLYDATEKVFPSWYDVWVQALLDVFISGKAYTLFAFLFGLGFAIQMTRSQARSSGFPWFYLRRLGALALFGFIHGFVIWDGDILLPYACTGFLLFWFRKATPKTVLTWGACLWTLSLLLAIGRWIASRLHIDGFAGTGAPPDLTKAQQIVALYAHANLGGLVHENGQMWRQWISSAPFTVALSLPLFLMGLYVWRKGWVQALPERKTTLRRICAWTLSLGLTTQMVCVVAHHLVSPDQPQTILTLILRLANLVSMPLASCGYATGLALLFQHPRWRARVLWLAPVGRMALTNYLTQSIFFVTFYSGIVTGLYGRVGPAWNMLAAVLFYLAQLLFSHWWFRHFRFGPVEWFWRGLTYLKWPGMRVA; encoded by the coding sequence ATGGACCAAAGACTGGCTGGTACTCACGACGTTCTCCACTTATACGAATCAACCCAACGGTGTATCGTCCGACCGGCTAATTGTCGGATTCAATGCCAGGGGGGTTGTGTGAATAAGAAAGAGGAAGCCGGCGTAATCGCAAGTATTTCAATCTCGAAAAGCGCGGGTCCCGTATTGGACGATGAGCGCCTCGTTCTCGTCGACGCGCTACGCGGTTTTGCACTGTTTGGCGTACTGGCGGCCAATATGCGCGCCTTCAATTTGCCCTTGATGCTTTACGATGCCACCGAAAAGGTTTTTCCGTCATGGTACGACGTCTGGGTGCAGGCGTTATTGGATGTGTTTATCTCAGGAAAGGCATATACGCTATTTGCCTTTCTCTTCGGGCTTGGTTTCGCCATTCAAATGACGCGTTCCCAGGCGCGTAGCTCAGGCTTTCCATGGTTCTATTTGCGACGGCTGGGCGCATTGGCGTTGTTTGGATTCATCCATGGCTTCGTGATCTGGGATGGCGACATCCTGCTGCCTTATGCCTGCACCGGTTTCCTCCTGTTCTGGTTCCGCAAGGCAACGCCAAAGACGGTGCTGACCTGGGGCGCATGTTTGTGGACACTATCGCTCCTGCTCGCGATCGGGCGTTGGATAGCCAGCCGGCTCCATATCGATGGATTTGCCGGTACCGGTGCGCCACCGGACCTGACGAAGGCGCAGCAGATCGTCGCTCTTTATGCGCATGCCAATCTGGGCGGTCTTGTGCACGAGAACGGCCAGATGTGGCGTCAGTGGATATCGTCGGCACCGTTCACGGTGGCACTCAGCCTGCCTCTCTTCCTGATGGGCCTGTATGTTTGGCGCAAGGGATGGGTTCAGGCATTGCCCGAGCGAAAAACAACGCTGCGGCGCATCTGCGCATGGACGTTGTCGCTGGGATTGACGACACAGATGGTTTGCGTGGTCGCGCATCATCTTGTAAGCCCGGACCAGCCGCAGACGATATTGACCTTGATCTTGAGACTGGCAAATCTTGTCAGCATGCCCTTGGCAAGTTGCGGCTACGCAACCGGGCTGGCGCTGCTGTTTCAGCATCCGCGATGGCGGGCGCGTGTTTTGTGGCTCGCCCCGGTGGGGCGCATGGCATTGACCAATTACCTTACGCAATCGATTTTCTTCGTGACGTTTTACAGCGGCATTGTCACGGGCTTATACGGGCGTGTAGGTCCCGCGTGGAACATGCTCGCCGCCGTATTGTTCTACCTGGCGCAGCTGCTATTCAGCCATTGGTGGTTCCGGCACTTCCGCTTTGGCCCGGTGGAATGGTTCTGGCGCGGGCTGACGTATCTGAAGTGGCCAGGAATGCGGGTGGCTTGA
- a CDS encoding carbohydrate-binding protein, which produces MSQKSLPKWPVMLLSAISTAMGAVLSTTLLTMTPMQMAQAQSAPACTTAWSASTIYTGGQQASENGINYVANWWTQGNDPATSNGGSGSGQPWTQAGTCGSSGSPPPPPPPPPPPAPPAPPASGSNTTGTINFHLLLGAGSAQDQLPLTGDNYTDLIMSNIVAGVMYGHLVQEYYPGIQFNKDYTYGSILAQLLQENIATQYYVSSSALIDPSPNQAAVMSVGQGGPYQINNYAADMVSGTYTPAGHSLINYIAIQKNIGYTMATAATQYSKPTPASFNNKYYGPMLTAYFHYNDFVALIVTGTGPGGWTTPWQPAFNDALTNFKTLPNNFFDVLLNVAYNQGYYGGLVSSYSSLGATATASTVASVDSYSSVWGVQDTYRQYPYQVRYYLDQIYDKPIPTTSATNLATPTNHVSFNIASLQGVFSNVFQTLAYVNKSGASVYISAAQAQTAFTTALSQAGVASTATLDLSNTADRAKIFSLLEYAIGNLETSLGMPFNATTSSQL; this is translated from the coding sequence ATGAGTCAGAAGAGTTTGCCGAAGTGGCCCGTCATGCTACTGAGCGCGATAAGCACGGCGATGGGCGCAGTGCTGTCCACCACCTTATTGACGATGACGCCGATGCAAATGGCGCAGGCGCAATCGGCGCCAGCATGCACGACAGCATGGAGTGCATCGACGATTTATACCGGTGGGCAGCAAGCGAGCGAAAACGGCATCAACTACGTGGCCAACTGGTGGACGCAGGGCAACGACCCGGCGACCAGCAATGGCGGCTCCGGCAGCGGTCAGCCGTGGACCCAAGCCGGCACCTGCGGCTCGTCGGGCTCACCGCCTCCGCCACCCCCGCCGCCTCCGCCGCCCGCACCACCCGCGCCACCGGCCTCGGGAAGCAATACCACCGGCACGATCAATTTCCATCTGCTGCTTGGCGCGGGGTCTGCACAGGATCAACTCCCTCTGACAGGCGACAATTACACTGATCTGATCATGTCCAATATCGTCGCCGGCGTCATGTACGGCCACCTGGTACAGGAGTACTACCCCGGCATCCAGTTCAATAAGGACTACACCTACGGCTCGATCCTGGCGCAGCTGCTGCAGGAGAATATCGCCACCCAGTACTACGTCAGCTCCAGCGCGCTGATCGATCCTTCGCCCAATCAAGCGGCGGTGATGAGCGTTGGACAAGGCGGCCCATACCAGATCAACAACTACGCCGCCGATATGGTGTCCGGTACCTATACACCGGCCGGCCATTCGCTGATCAACTACATCGCGATCCAGAAGAACATCGGCTACACCATGGCTACGGCGGCCACGCAGTACAGCAAGCCTACGCCAGCGTCATTCAACAACAAGTACTACGGCCCGATGTTGACGGCGTACTTCCACTACAACGACTTCGTGGCCTTGATTGTCACGGGTACCGGACCGGGCGGCTGGACTACGCCGTGGCAACCGGCTTTCAATGACGCTCTGACGAACTTCAAGACGCTACCGAACAACTTCTTCGACGTCTTGTTGAACGTGGCCTATAACCAGGGCTACTACGGTGGTCTGGTAAGCAGCTATAGCAGCCTGGGGGCAACGGCCACCGCCTCGACCGTGGCTTCGGTGGATTCGTACAGTTCGGTGTGGGGCGTACAAGACACGTATCGGCAATATCCCTATCAGGTTCGCTACTACCTGGACCAGATCTACGACAAGCCGATTCCGACCACCAGCGCCACCAATCTGGCCACGCCAACCAACCACGTGAGCTTCAATATCGCGTCGTTGCAAGGGGTGTTTTCGAACGTGTTCCAGACACTGGCTTATGTGAACAAGTCAGGCGCTTCGGTTTACATCTCGGCGGCGCAGGCGCAGACGGCGTTCACTACCGCACTGAGTCAGGCAGGCGTTGCCAGCACGGCGACACTCGATCTGAGCAACACAGCAGACCGAGCGAAGATATTCAGCCTGCTGGAGTATGCCATCGGCAACCTGGAGACCAGTCTGGGCATGCCGTTCAACGCGACAACTTCGTCGCAACTATAA
- a CDS encoding LysR family transcriptional regulator, giving the protein MNNLRRLDLNLLVTLDALLAEHNVTRAALRLNFSQPSISVHLAKLREIFGDPLLLPGPRGMRPTARADALREPLRLALEALELAVAPSGPFDPSGSDRTWRVAASDYSEATIVLPVLAGLRAAAPGTSLAVLALTPSRIARQAEQGDIDLAFHTRDDAPPGLRQRVLFAERYVLVGRAGHPRLKRRPTLRQFCELEHVIVSPDGGGFHGGTDDALAKLGMTRRVVLSVPHFMFVRSVVESSDLVAMLPERLIRESPGLRVVEAPLDVPGYEMAMLWHERSHRDPAHRWLRDYIVDSV; this is encoded by the coding sequence GTGAATAATTTACGGCGGCTCGACCTCAATCTGCTGGTCACCCTCGACGCTTTGCTTGCCGAGCACAATGTCACCCGGGCGGCGCTGCGGCTGAATTTCTCTCAGCCGTCGATCAGCGTGCACCTGGCCAAGCTGCGCGAGATATTCGGCGATCCGTTATTGCTGCCTGGGCCCAGGGGCATGCGGCCGACGGCACGAGCCGATGCCTTGCGCGAGCCGCTACGCCTGGCTCTGGAGGCATTGGAGCTTGCGGTCGCGCCTTCCGGCCCTTTCGACCCCTCGGGTTCGGATCGCACATGGCGCGTGGCCGCCTCCGATTACAGCGAGGCCACGATCGTGTTGCCTGTGCTGGCCGGCTTGCGCGCGGCGGCGCCGGGGACGAGTCTGGCTGTCCTGGCGCTCACGCCATCGCGTATCGCGCGACAGGCGGAGCAGGGCGACATCGATCTGGCCTTTCACACGCGCGACGATGCCCCGCCAGGTTTGCGCCAGCGTGTGCTGTTCGCCGAGCGCTACGTGCTAGTGGGGCGTGCGGGGCATCCGCGATTGAAGCGACGGCCGACGCTCCGGCAATTCTGTGAGCTCGAACATGTGATCGTTTCGCCCGATGGTGGCGGATTTCACGGTGGTACGGACGATGCGTTGGCCAAGTTAGGCATGACGCGTCGGGTCGTGTTGTCTGTGCCGCATTTCATGTTTGTCAGGTCTGTTGTGGAGAGCAGCGACCTGGTGGCCATGCTGCCGGAACGCCTGATTCGTGAAAGTCCTGGGCTACGCGTGGTCGAGGCGCCTCTCGACGTTCCAGGTTACGAAATGGCGATGCTCTGGCATGAGCGTTCCCACCGCGACCCGGCGCATCGATGGTTGCGGGATTACATCGTGGACAGTGTTTAA
- a CDS encoding NAD(P)H-dependent oxidoreductase — translation MNVLIVFAHPEPRSLNGSLKDFTIKRLQDAGHTVQVSDLYAMQWKAALDADDSTGRDAKERFYPDRDSKHAYASGQQSADIEREQEKLRWADAVILQFPLWWFSMPAILKGWFERVYAYGFGYGVGEHSDVRWGDRYGEGMLAGKRAMLVVTTGGWESHYSPRGINGPIDDLLFPIHHGMLYYPGFDVLPPFVTYRTRGISEAQFDAICEALGQRLDDLWTTPPIAYRPQNTGAYEIPSLTLKPELSPGQTSFAMHVAQAPSDSFDFKGETKHDRVSVEEHVT, via the coding sequence ATGAACGTACTTATCGTCTTTGCCCATCCAGAACCTCGCTCCTTGAACGGCTCGCTCAAGGACTTCACGATCAAACGCCTGCAGGATGCCGGCCACACCGTGCAGGTCTCGGACCTGTATGCGATGCAATGGAAGGCCGCGCTCGACGCCGATGACAGCACCGGCCGCGATGCCAAGGAACGTTTCTATCCCGACCGCGATTCCAAACATGCCTATGCGAGCGGCCAGCAAAGCGCGGATATCGAGCGCGAGCAGGAAAAGCTGCGCTGGGCAGATGCCGTGATCCTGCAGTTCCCGTTGTGGTGGTTCTCGATGCCGGCGATTCTGAAGGGCTGGTTCGAACGCGTCTATGCCTACGGCTTCGGCTATGGCGTGGGTGAGCACTCCGATGTGCGTTGGGGCGATCGCTACGGCGAAGGGATGCTCGCGGGCAAACGCGCGATGTTGGTCGTCACAACCGGCGGCTGGGAGTCCCATTACAGCCCGCGCGGCATCAATGGACCTATCGACGACCTTCTGTTTCCGATCCACCACGGGATGCTCTACTACCCCGGCTTCGACGTCCTGCCGCCCTTCGTAACCTATCGGACACGTGGCATCAGCGAGGCGCAATTCGACGCTATATGCGAGGCACTGGGGCAACGGCTGGACGATCTATGGACGACGCCGCCGATTGCCTATCGGCCGCAGAATACGGGGGCGTATGAGATTCCTTCGCTCACGCTGAAACCGGAATTGTCGCCGGGACAGACCAGCTTTGCGATGCACGTCGCCCAGGCGCCTTCAGATTCATTTGACTTCAAAGGCGAAACGAAACACGACCGCGTATCGGTCGAAGAGCACGTGACCTGA
- a CDS encoding aldo/keto reductase encodes MHSPERFRDTRIPLAHGAGSIPAVGFGTLIRDGVAARQAIKVALEVGFRHLDCAELYGNEDVVGVAMREAFEAGTVAREELFVSSKLWNNNHRPERVKPALEASLSRLQLDYLDAYLIHTPFAFRPGDEQYPKDGRGEPAYDEGVTLIETWRAMESLVDEGKCRSIGLSDITLEKLKEIVAAARIKPAVVQVESHPYLPEWELLDFCKQHGIVLLAFAPLGHGMEPRIPDDPVIKAIAQRVEKMPAQVALAWAVQRGTAFLTTSTNPAHIRENFDVSALPEEAMQEIQSRITTSVRLNAVVETGMPGFVPQRG; translated from the coding sequence ATGCATTCCCCCGAGCGTTTTCGTGACACAAGAATCCCGCTCGCCCACGGCGCCGGATCGATCCCGGCTGTCGGGTTCGGTACGTTGATTCGTGACGGCGTTGCCGCCAGGCAGGCCATCAAGGTGGCGTTGGAAGTGGGGTTCAGGCATCTCGATTGCGCGGAGCTTTACGGCAACGAAGACGTGGTCGGCGTCGCGATGCGCGAAGCATTCGAGGCTGGAACCGTGGCGCGAGAGGAGCTGTTCGTCAGCTCGAAGCTATGGAACAACAATCACCGTCCCGAGCGGGTCAAACCTGCGCTCGAAGCAAGTCTTAGTCGTCTTCAGCTCGACTATCTCGATGCCTATTTAATCCATACACCTTTTGCCTTCCGGCCCGGCGACGAGCAGTACCCCAAGGATGGACGTGGTGAGCCGGCCTATGACGAGGGAGTCACGTTGATCGAGACCTGGCGGGCGATGGAAAGCCTCGTGGATGAAGGCAAGTGCAGATCCATCGGGCTCTCCGATATCACCCTGGAAAAGCTGAAGGAAATCGTCGCGGCTGCCCGCATCAAGCCTGCCGTGGTGCAGGTCGAAAGCCATCCTTATCTTCCCGAATGGGAGCTGCTCGACTTCTGCAAGCAACATGGCATCGTGCTGCTTGCCTTTGCACCATTGGGTCACGGCATGGAGCCGAGGATACCGGATGACCCGGTGATCAAAGCCATTGCTCAGCGCGTCGAGAAAATGCCGGCGCAAGTTGCGCTCGCGTGGGCGGTGCAGCGTGGGACAGCCTTTCTGACTACATCGACCAACCCTGCGCATATCAGGGAAAACTTCGATGTTTCCGCACTACCTGAAGAGGCCATGCAGGAAATACAAAGTCGCATCACCACGAGTGTTCGGTTGAATGCCGTCGTGGAGACCGGCATGCCCGGTTTTGTTCCGCAGCGCGGGTGA
- a CDS encoding TetR/AcrR family transcriptional regulator → MSAATGMNRPSLRAAFGDKHEIYIRALSDYWELKFAMMRKAFERGGTLSETLMRVYDAALSIYFSGDDQVRGCFVVGTAITEAPGDPEIQAIVAKGFQALDADFEARFKQARVAGELEQSADPKALALLASATMHTLAIRARAGSSRNELRKLAHKAVSVICS, encoded by the coding sequence ATCTCCGCCGCGACCGGCATGAACCGGCCCAGCCTTCGGGCGGCGTTTGGTGACAAGCATGAGATCTACATCAGGGCGCTGAGCGACTATTGGGAGCTCAAGTTTGCAATGATGCGCAAGGCGTTCGAGCGCGGAGGGACGCTTTCCGAGACCTTGATGAGGGTATACGACGCGGCGCTATCGATCTATTTCTCCGGTGACGATCAGGTGCGCGGGTGCTTCGTGGTCGGCACGGCCATTACCGAAGCCCCTGGCGATCCTGAGATCCAGGCCATCGTCGCGAAGGGCTTTCAAGCGCTCGACGCCGATTTCGAGGCGCGCTTCAAACAGGCGCGTGTGGCAGGCGAATTGGAGCAGAGCGCCGACCCCAAGGCACTCGCCCTGCTCGCCTCCGCTACGATGCATACGCTTGCCATTCGCGCTCGCGCCGGCAGCTCACGCAACGAACTAAGGAAGCTCGCGCACAAGGCGGTGAGCGTGATCTGTAGCTGA
- the mug gene encoding G/U mismatch-specific DNA glycosylase codes for MKIKSDAQPASTGELPDIIAGDLKVLFCGINPGLSAAASGHHFVGRNNRFWRVIHLAGFTPEEIQPQEDHTILSYGYGLTSVVRRPTARADQLSPEEFTTAAAEFERKVAHYAPRFIAFLGKMAYSELSRQRDIGWGLQPARMQGTAIWVLPNPSGRNRAFTLDRLIAAYRQLYLAVKD; via the coding sequence ATGAAGATCAAGTCTGATGCCCAGCCTGCTTCGACCGGCGAACTCCCCGATATCATTGCCGGAGATCTCAAAGTGCTGTTCTGCGGGATCAACCCGGGCCTGTCGGCGGCCGCGTCAGGGCATCACTTTGTCGGACGAAATAATCGATTCTGGCGCGTTATTCATCTCGCCGGCTTTACCCCTGAGGAAATTCAGCCGCAGGAAGACCACACGATTCTCAGCTACGGCTATGGCCTGACGTCGGTGGTGAGGCGCCCCACGGCCCGTGCGGACCAGTTGTCGCCAGAGGAATTCACCACTGCCGCAGCCGAGTTCGAACGGAAAGTCGCTCATTACGCGCCGCGTTTTATCGCGTTTCTAGGCAAGATGGCGTACTCGGAGTTATCTCGCCAACGGGATATCGGCTGGGGGCTACAGCCGGCTCGTATGCAGGGCACCGCCATTTGGGTTCTGCCCAATCCCAGCGGGAGAAATCGCGCATTTACCCTTGACCGCCTGATCGCGGCATACCGTCAACTTTATCTGGCGGTGAAAGACTAG